The following DNA comes from Mytilus edulis unplaced genomic scaffold, xbMytEdul2.2 SCAFFOLD_862, whole genome shotgun sequence.
aattatataatagactactgacgtagttgtactacgtattgatgacaaacaatattcctacgacttttgtcatttgggaaatctaaactgctTGTCTTAAGacattttcggcgattaaatatttcatacaattgtttgttctttgacatcttagctaaaagcacaagtcataatgaactacacaaggatttttaataagcactacttcctatgtgtaactttaaaacttttggataaatcgacgatcatttaaggtttttctggtcattttttttgtaatccagaataaaaagtattaaaaaagtgttcaattagttatatataacatagtaacaagctagataataacaatggcaagtatttcaggatttattgggtagaacacaaatctagggtgctcgcataatgcagctttaataactgcataaaaatggttgtccctccttagttacgcctggtcaactgtggatttgacggcaacttttagccaatgaaaaaaattgttacatacaaattgcataCAATTAGAACTATGTACTATTTACTTTTAAACTTATAAAGTgattaaatattattgataattgTAGTACTCATTTGccattgttttaaatttttaaacctATCACAACGTTTTAGTGTACGCGTTTGAAAATATTATCCAGAATTATGTATCAGGCggggatccagagggggggttccgggggttggaacccccccttttttttgaacgatcaatgtatttgaatggggacatgtaattggaaccccccctttgtcctgggttaggaaccccccctttttaaaatggctggatccgcccctgtgtaTTATAGAAATTTTTGTAACGGCGAATTGATTATTATTGCTAACAAAAAATGGTGGCTGCCtgagaaacaaaaacaaattttgatgaTGGCAGGTATCATTTGATGATGGGGGAAGATAATTTAACGATAGCAGGATTCATTTGACGGTTGCAGCAGATATTTTAATGGCAGTGCCCCTGGCATCATAAAATAGGTCATGGAGATCCCTGAATGTTATAAATAATTGTAAGATTTGAAATAATCGGGTAAATTTAAAGGGCGCCTTTAGACAagttatatggggacgaagtccccaataacagtagaaaattcaataaaaaaaaaaaattcgggaaaatttcccgaatttttcattgtactaatgaactcaaaatcgttcaatttttttttatgtcatgttttgaaatcccggacctgcgcagaaatgtacaatatacttcctttttccggtctcgtttgtatggaactttgagtaaaatatatatttatcagtctagtataaaataggaaggaacgtgcaataccaatttcattttttataattccttgatatgaaaaaacgttacctaatgatagcgtttctttgtttacattgcatatgacgtcataatttaaataacgtcacaactaaaatccctaacaacagaaccaaaatcggaaacgttacggtatttccgtttctttttttttgacaaataattaagttacaaaaaaataattcatacagacttcgtccccatttacaggtaatgcctgcctcatattagttaATAAACTTAACAAAGTTAACAGATTACATTTACATGAAATTTAGTATTTAGAAACACAaatgtgtatatacatgtacatgtatcataattcTTATGGGAATTCCTAAAAATAAATACCTGTAAAATGCTGTTTCCAAAACGGAAATAATCTTGTGGCTTATTTTTTGTAAACATGATAGCTTAGGCTCCTCTTTAGACGAATTTATATCTCCATTTGAAACATGACCATTTGTGCTGTTGATTGCGCCGTTTTTCTTCCCATCCATTTTCTTCAAAATTCAGTGAAAAATATTAGTATTCACTGTAGGTGCATATATGCCAGTTTTATTGTTAGGTTATCTTAAGCTTATAAATTTAAAATGCACGTTTCAGATCACGTTTCGTTTTAAACAAACCTATCTGTTATATAACCAACTCCTGGTTCCGATGCATAAGTATACACTAACAGAGGAAAGAAATAACTATGTACCAGTTTGTTATATAACTAATAAATAGAAGTATACGAAACAAAACTGGTATAGATACGGTTACGTTTCGGTTTTTGCCACTCCCTAAACCCTGGTCTCTATATGAGGGTCTtgatagggggggggggggggggggggtctgttattctgtaaacatttaattttcaccccttttttctctaatcttaaaaaaaataaccttttttttctctaatcttcactttttttgcctgttattctctaatctatatttttaagggcattattcttaaATCATTTAAACCCATCCAAACCCTCCTATATAACCTCCAACAAAAATTACTGTTCATATTGAACAATGGAAAAATGCGCTTGTTCAGTAATGTCAATCATTTTCATAGCATTATAATGATAGcttacattataataaatatataagagCAAATAAGATTAGAAAGCAATATCTAATCATATCTAAATCATTAAGGACATGAAATCATAATAAATGGtctataaatatattgttattctttataaGGTTAAACAAGTTAGTTTCAAGCCCAAAGACTAGTGTTTCATTAATCAATGAATACTACAAACTAGGGTCTAAAGGCAGTTATATGAATCCTATCAGACAGGCATTATTTGTACACAGAATAAAGTTGATGATCGTTGATCTGTAACGTATGTATGatgttgtcagtatattttcgacttatgagttttgaatgtccCTTCAGTATTTTTTGCCTCTTTTTTTTAGAACAATGAGGATGGGATGTTGTGCAatgccagggccgtaactacattgaggcaaatgaggcaaatgccacATGTtagaaatttccaaaaaaaaaaaaaaaaaaaaaaaaaactgaaacaggattgtcttcatatcaacctgaattgttttcacggaaagtgtcttgcaagtcTCTCTGATGTCTCCCGTGCATGTTTTTCGAAATCCatgttttcagagttgatggtctattgtttgtacttctgtgtcccgggtttgtcttttgttcatttattgtcctactttataactatatatatatatatatatatatactctgcAGAGTGTTGAGTTTCATTCGTAAACTGTGGTTTTGCCAttttgcatgtccaccgatgtccagacattgtacgagaaactatttaagaatatacgatgctactggacataaaaaaaattgtcgtttctgcatggagaactgaacttgatatcaaagaatacaaaactggctcttttttgtagatgaaactagatagctgacatggtttaaattaaagtaagaccaccaatttcccggtatcaaatcatctttaaaaaaagtcaatgtattgccatatgaccttttacattgaaggatTGAACTTGCATGAAGTCATGTTTAGActcttaaacagaaaaaaaagaatatggaGTAAACGTGCACAGGACCTTATCTCACACGAAGTCAAtgaatagaaaaaatacaaatgatcaatggccAAAGTTTTTTTCCctattcttcatcttgatagttgatggagggtcttcaacaataaaagaatcattaataccataaaacaaggtcaagatggtccttagtgtcgacttaagcagtactagtacttaaaatataatactgcactgtcactctATAATCTAGccataaaaaaatcaccaaagtctgaattaagcacaatacaagacaagaacagacaaacataatgattatgagaatttcGGTTTTTGCTTTATTCTACATATCGGTctacttttaatgttgtccccgtaaaacctaaaagtcttaaattacaatgagtTTTGAGACAAGTATATTGTCAAAAGAAATAGCTTaaaattaattgcgtttcaatgtaagaaagagtccgggaaacgctcagaatacACGAtcttgcgttatttttctcagagcttctgggggccttaagcggccccGAGACCACACGCAAAATTTGTTTcacctcgctacgctcggcgaataAATTTTGCCTCAATATTataagaggctagttacggccctgactgctaaaatattatatatactagaacatACCCGCGAATAGATACtggaacacacccgcgaaatcgcgggcatatacagcttgtgaactgttgtaagatgattttttttgtaaaagatattatgtatggagaattacaTAAAAGGtatctccctttttccaaagtcctatatgtgtttcctttctgttaaattcaattgtaTTTGTGTTTCTGGCCtacgaccacaattattcttctcctttgctacaatgctttctttggtaaaagtcaaatcaaattaaaaatttgcaccgtttaaacatgaaataaatgtaactgcttattaagttatatatagaccattattagtctaaaaaATATGCTTCTATGACAATTCATCAgtgcttttttgttgttgagaaagccttattaacatgccaatggtaggatttgaatcatgtataaatgactaataccgactaaggctaatttgaggggttgtCGATCGGAgtggtcctgatcccgaaatcccgggcttaaaaccatgaaatcccgagatgcagaatttaaagaaattcatatcccgaaatcgagcttaaaaacacccgatcccgatgccccgaaaaaggtcctgtctccctctaatctctaccttacttttatttttgccaaatcactattttccctttcaacaataaatttttatgccccaattGTGAGCATTATGTTGTCTAGTCTGTGCCGATTCTTTTGTTCGGTCATCCGTCCGtctcgtccgtctgtcccacttcaggtaaaatatttttagatgaagttgagcatgttttacttgttttaatatatatgcaagtcgtatgaccccttaaatagtaaacatttcaaagaaaacagaaaactttatgtcgtttttctcccaaaataactcatgTGACTGTGCAAGtaacctataggacacagaggcatgatgattgatttattgtggaaggaagagaagcgacacacaaaatgaggtattctcgtttaatagtatagatatcaaTTGTTCTATCAGCAtcaaatactgaaaaaaaaattgaagttgaaaaaatatttcagactATTTCTTTCATTCTAATAAGCCAATATTGTATAAAAGGAActtcttaaagaaaaaaaatgtttatctaatttctttaTCTGTATGTAACAAACATTTCACACTGACAGGTATGTTTCAGCACTTTCTGGTAATCCATTTTACAAATGACTTGTATACCATTCAGCATCCACcaaaaagattttaaaggaaTTTGTAATTCTCCAAAATACAAATCTCTTAAATATGAGGGTCTCAAGGGAGGTAtttatatgagtttgattgtttttcttttcttttcttttttatgttagcACCCTGttgttttctattctttatttttttggcaaattttatAGCATATTTAACCCataattctctattctgtattaAGCCCAATCCATACcctcaaatattatatatatactttttaaatcaaacaaattttacaccCCGATAATAATAAACTATTCTTTTTATGGAAGttgttccccataaactgacctcaTCACATACTTTAAAAAGGGCATAAGCTACGAGATATAAAAATAGTTAGAATATGAAATAACAATTCCTTTTTTTTAGCCAATTTGCTCCAAATTTGTCAATATGAGGAAAGAAACACCAGTGATGAATTACtgacttgcaagtgaataattcaacctTATTGAATCCAttttcatgtgaccttcaattgaGAGATTGGTTTAGCATGTATTAGTGGTGTTCagccatttaaaagaaaaagaatgtcaacaatgaaaggaAAATAAAGGTGAACCATTTTGTTGATTTATACTTTCCACAAATCATCATTCTTATACAGTAAAAACGatacttaaggtggctcgggcgtattagaagtttctatcagaagtgccgtattttaggctattttattcttttaagaaattgaatcaaattggtcgaaaaaaaaatagggggtcacgtaccatttaaactcaaaattttacttttaaacaggtatgtaaaagggaccatttttcaatgaaatgataggggaaatagaggtgttgacatatatttttcggaatatcaaaaaaacgttaTATGACAATTGTTCCAAATCTGTAATATGAAAAGCTTGAATacagcttcaaagaatgagccaataaaaaacataagtcaccgataaggaaaaaaaaatattttgccttacaacccaaattttggcgggaaaatggtaaaaatgggtgaaatgtcattttgaccctttaaaaaataccgataataacgaaaatattctattagtcacataactacaatgatttaatatttctaatcaatcaaaatattaacaaaaattacgacaaatacttttgtaattaatgcgtgaaattatgcgcagtcgaatagtcccgagccaccttattAAACTAATTTTTTAAAACCTGTAACATGAAATCATCACAAGAGATATcctgtgaaaaaaataaattcagtagGGAAAGTGTTAAAGCAATTACCAACCaatcaatgatatcaaacagacctagaaaagtCTAATTGCACAATTggtatttatatttatgtgaCAGTCAGACGTCCTTGGAGGTAATCTCTATAGTTGAATAGATagtgtctagactaaaatacacacaaaactctgatatatattttaatgagtACACACAtttataactgtttatttcagattttttggggggatatacatttttatagtatgttaaaaatcaattttactcAAATCAGTGAACTTAAATTTGACAGTCTATtgatagtgtctttttgttgttggtatatatacaagtacccgaccacatccactctgtgtttttgttagatgtatctctatttgtatccatctgattagTTAAGCCTGTTAATTAGTTAATTCTGTATGaatgtgcctgtaattcagtggttgttgtttgttgatgagttacatatttgtttttcattaaatgttttttaacataaattagacCAATAGTTTTtactcatttgaattgttttacatttgttatttcagggcctttaatagctatctatgcagtatgggctttgctcattgttgaaggctgtacagtgacctatagttattaatttggtctgttgtggagagttgtctcattggcaatcctaccacatcttctttttttttttatgtattcccTGTCCACATgtcaaattgcaaaaaaatgtttaatgtcTTATGGTGAAGCACAACTGCTTCTAAAAATatcccttgtttttttttaaagaaatattatgcAGCCCATTGATTATTTTTCTCACACCCTTCAAGGAATGTGAAAATGGCACAAAAAATAGAGAACATGTAATATTATTTAGCTAATACAAGAACTCTACaggaaaaaaaaagagtaaacaaACCTACTCAACAGATGTTTATTATGTAAAAGATAACACAGAATTATAACAAAGTGTAGGATATATTAtttgacatacaaaaataaactttcaaaCTTGTGTCATTAATAACACTTTCTGTACAAGTAAAAATCATTTGAACACTATATTAACATAATTGCTTATCAACTATATggtttaatgaataaataaattcaaaagaactatataaatgattttttttttattttcatcaacaGCTTTTCAGTCAGTAAGTAACACTTGCCTAAATATCCATTGTGACTATAAAGTCTGTGACCCCATCATCTTAGCTGCCATGAACAACTTATTTCACATTGAAAGAAATGCTGGAATCTCACATAAGGATCAAAATGAAACATTTCAGAAGAAGAAAAGTGATGAGGATAAACCTACATCTAAAACATTTCTAACGAAATGCCTAAGAGTCCTATCTATAATTTCTGGTAACAGTCCTTATAATTTATAGGATAGAACCAcaacaataaattttaaatctttttaatactgtaaattattgcgtgcattcaTTATTGCGATTTTTCATGTGAATTCAATTTTTGCGACATTGAGAATAATCTTGTTTACTTTTgcctaaaaatttcaaaatgtgagttaaaattattgtgattataaccctgtcacgtcttttgcaataataaaaacatcacaataatttctgaatttacagtaagctGCTGTCACATATTTCACATAGGAAAACcttttcttattttagatacaaTACATTGCATGAAGGCATATAATCTTACAACAAGAGTCAATTATGTGAAATTGCCAAAAAATGTTTTGGATATTTTCAATAGGGTCCTATTTTAAATAATATCAGATATAAGTAACTAACTTGGATTTCAATCAAGAacaataatcacaaaattaaGGAAGCATTTCATAATAATCAATCTGTGAAATGGGTTTGACGgcaaaagttttattttcttcctttggtttaaaaataaagtattttagGTGACAGAAATTTTAAGTTTAGGGTCAAGACTGAATACATTTCACACATGTTTCAAGTTGCATGCACTTCTTTAAGGATCAAATGTTTTAACTTTAAGCTGTTTTTTAGTTACACGACAACTATAGAAAAAGTTCAACAAGGCACTTTTATCCCGGTcatcaattttatcatgtttaaggCAGCTATAAGGTGCCTTATTTTCTGGAAAGAATCTGTTAATATATGGCATCAGAACTATGATGATGGACACACACTGTTAATGTGTCTCTTTTACCTTTATATCAGGTGAGCCAACTGTTAATGTGTCTCTTTAACCTTTATATCAGGTGAGCCCACTTGTTCTAGCTAGTTATatgtcttaatatatatataacctttaTATCAGGTGAGCCCACTTGTTCTAGCTAGctatatgttttaatatataaattgtcAGTATTCATTTCATTGATGTtagttttgaacttttgattaaacaattttataatatattctaGCTGACCTAGCATTGTTAGACATTGACATGTAATAACTGATACACAGGAAGTATTCATCTACTTCTGTAACTTGAGTCTCAACTAAAATCAAGAAACTACAATCTTCTATTTAACAAGAACAGCTATGTATATGTTGCTGCAAAAATAGTAAATTCACTAATAATAAAAATCCATTTACAGCTTTGGCAAATATCTGTATAATTATTCTGAGAGCACTATGAAATAAATTATTGCACCTTGCATAACTGTAAATGAAACCATTACGAACATGACAAAGTAATCTATTAGTAAGCTGGTTAGAAacaattttatgattttcaacaTACACAGAGGAAtctataatttcatatttttacaaAGAATCGTAAAATTTCTGTGATAAGTTTTCATGTTCAcacacatattatatataaaggaTGACAATTACAAGGATTTAAATATTTCCTACCAATGAAAACAAGATTAAGTGCACATTTCATGTCTCTACGAGTAAGAGGTAGAAGTTATATTGCAACCAGTTATACCAATAACAGGCAGTTTTTAATGGCTACTAGTACTaattaacaaacaataaaaatagaTTGAAAGTAGAAATTAGTTTCTATACCTAGTATCAATATTTCAAAGCTTGGAAAGATTTTGTTGACTGATAAATAACTGCTCGAAGATTACATGGGTAACAATTTCATGTTCAAGAATAGACTGACTGCAAATTTCATTTTCCTTTTCATCTAACATATAACATCCAAAAATTGAGTTTTTAGTtcttttgaaacattgaaatttgaaCATAAGAATCTGTTGTCTacaaaatttgatataaaagCATGAATACCAtagatttttaatgaaaaaaacgGCATGATGACCCCTAGATGTCTATTTGTTTTTGGGTGTTGTTCAGATGCTCATTGATCAAGATaagtcatatcaaaatatgtaagTCTTGTCTGATCTAAAGTAGCCAAAAATGGCCTGAGAAACTTTACATTTCATGATAGTAAATGATGATTGTCAATTACAAGTTCAAAGtgaaaaaaagttatgaattttctgCATTTCTGCATTTGGTGTaaacattaacacaaatgatATCACATACAGACTAATACAGTGTATTCTTATTTTAACTGGTATCTTTTTTTTACATCCTTTTTACATCCTGCATAGATGTATCCTCAAAATGTTTTAGAGAATCTAATGTTTTTTATTGGTGTCTATTGAATTATTTAGAATCTTAGCACACGTTTATAAAGTGAAAACAATAAGCATTGTGTTGTACAATGTTAAATAGTTAGTAATACACATTTCTGTGTATAGATTCTGCATGTCTTGAACAAGAGAGACAACTCAATTCATTTTGCTCCCATATTTTATCAGTATCTATTCTCATCGAGTTGAAGACAAAAGTATTGAATACAAGTTCATTTTATTTCAGCATGATATTAAGGTTCAAATGTGTTGTTGCTTTGTTTTGGTGACACTTAAACTAAATTCAAACATTTCTCCCTACTAATGACAGAGGTATAATGGGTTACAACTTATAATTTTCACGTTTGAATAAACTACTACACTGTAGTCCTCGTTCTAACATTTGATCAAACccagatatatatttattttctccTAGCCTAATATTAAGAAGTTTGCCATTTCACGATAGTATCACAAAATTATTATTTGCTGCAAAGATAtctaataattataattaatattatacATCCGTAAATAACATAATCTATAAAAACTGTAAACCTTGAATAACAGATATAATTAAGTATACAAACTCTTGAGTaacaacaaatatatacatatatgtatttcaATTCGATGGTTTATACATTATCACAGTGGTTAATATATCAGGTGGAACTATTGTCATGGAAACAGAGGTTGAGACTTTTAAGTTAGTATTTGAAACAAGAGGAGCCATAGTTAATGCTCAATTAAGCCCATATTAAATTATCATGTTAGGAAAAACTGTTTTAACCTCTTTTTAGATAGTAGAATTGGAAAACTCATCCAACagtcttctttttatattttttttttctttttaaaagaatgcTATGGAAATACATGATTCTTCCATTTGTACAAAGTATTAAATTCAGTTTCTTGTAAACTTTTTCAGCAATTGTCTTTTTTCAACAAATTAGTCTGAGAAATTGGAATGTTATAAATATTGCACTTTACTTAaactttcaaatatatatgtattatttatacCCAATCCTTTTcctaaaaatatgatatttactTTCACtatgaaataaatagaaatatcTTATTGAATCTTAACTATAACACTAAAAATTTCTGCTATATTTCATATAACACTAGTAACATTTTAGACTACAGATCCTAAACATATGGTCATGCTACAATGTTACACTCTAGTTTCCATTATTGTTCTATTTAATTTGACGACTGTTTCCtttttctttccatttttctGTGAATCAGATTTCTCTCTATTACTTTGATCTGACTTTTGATTTCCATTAACATCTTTGCTTGATTTAGTTTTCATACCTGTCATTTTGTCATCAACACATGATGAAACAGATTCCTGATATGAGACATTTAACTTTTTGGCGAATTCTTCCTCTTGAGATGTTCCTTGATTATTCAGGTAACTTGTTTGGGAAGTTCCTAAATCGAAATTAAAACGATTTTCATCTACACAATTATCAGCAGTACTGATAACACTTGTCTGTGAATCTTCACTTAACTGTCTGCACACATATAACTTTCGACAAGTTTTGCGATTATTCCTCCGAGAAGATTTCACATCCCATGTTTTACTATACTTTGACCAATCCTCCTCAGTCAATGCATTGtttgaattttcatcaatttCATTCTGTAGTCTATGAGCTACTTCCTCAGGGAATATAGTAGACTTTGATCGAGGACATAATGATACTTTTGTATTTGAGTTTTTCCTTGACCCTGATCCATGCAGTGATTCTTGATGGAAACGTTCTGCTGCTTTTCTTAAAAGCATTGGAGACGAAGGTAAAGACTGACTTCGTCTTTCTTGTGTATTTTGTCTTTTACCAAAAATGTCAGGGGTTCTGGGTGTACATGGTGGAGTTATGGCATCTGATGGCGACGGAAGATCAAAACCCATAGAGTCTCTATTACGAGGAGTACCTAATATTTTCCCACCATATCGTTGAAAGGCAACAAAAGGATTTACATCAGCAGGAACATAGAATGGATCATCTTTACTCATTGCTTCTCCTACAACCTGAGGGGTCAAGGGTTCAATATAATCCTCTACCACATCTGTCAGATTTAATATATTGTCCTCAGATTTAGATCTTTTGTGACCAGTTAAAGCATTTCCTGAAAAGAATTGACATATATGTTTGATTA
Coding sequences within:
- the LOC139506281 gene encoding uncharacterized protein, which codes for MSKDDPFYVPADVNPFVAFQRYGGKILGTPRNRDSMGFDLPSPSDAITPPCTPRTPDIFGKRQNTQERRSQSLPSSPMLLRKAAERFHQESLHGSGSRKNSNTKVSLCPRSKSTIFPEEVAHRLQNEIDENSNNALTEEDWSKYSKTWDVKSSRRNNRKTCRKLYVCRQLSEDSQTSVISTADNCVDENRFNFDLGTSQTSYLNNQGTSQEEEFAKKLNVSYQESVSSCVDDKMTGMKTKSSKDVNGNQKSDQSNREKSDSQKNGKKKETVVKLNRTIMETRV